The Metarhizium brunneum chromosome 5, complete sequence sequence GTGCACCTTCACGGGCTGGAGGGCGGGTCGCGGGAACTGCACGACATCACGTGCTGGCAAACAGCTTCCTTTCTGCCTTATGATCGAGGCCGCCAAAATTGGCTAGCCGAGCTTGATTGATCCCGGATGACCTGATCTCACAACCTGCATTCCGCCATCAATCAACGACAATCGCCATCACCATGTTTGCTTCGCGACTAGCCACCCGCAACGCCTCGCGGTTCGCTGCGCAGCTGCGCGCCCCTGCTCAGCGCCGCCTTGCCAGCACCTCGGCCGAGAACGAGTTCATCAAGGAACGCCAGCACATCAAGGAGCACGCCAAGGAGACCACTGGTGAGTGCCATTGAACCCGACAATTGCCATTGACCCCTGGGACACATCAATTAACATTGCGCAGAGCTATGGAAGAAGATTTCCATCTAGTACGCATCCCGATGCCCATCCTAACATCCCACGGCCATTTCGCATCCTTGTGGCGGGATCTTCAGCCGCCCCAAGCCTACGAGCGGATGTTGAATCGCAGACTAACTTGACTATAAAGCGGTGTTATTCCTTGCCTGGCCCTGGCTGGTGCCAACGCCTGGTATCTCTGGAAGGAGCATTGGGAGCACTGGAGCCACATGCCTCCTCTGGAGGAGCGCACTGAGTACCCCTACCAGAACATCCGCACCAAGAACTATCAGTGGGGAGATGGTGACAAGGTAAGATACTTTGCGTGCCGTATCTGTGTGAATACTGAGCGTGTGGGTGTGCTGACCATGTGTAATAGACTCTGTTGTAAGTGTATACCGGCTGCGTGATACAAGCGATACAAGCACATGCCTGCGCAGTTTGATATACGATCTGTGAAACTAACTGTACAAATCAGCTGGAATGAATCCGTCAACTACCACAACAAAAACAAGGTTGCGTAAAGTGAAACTCGGTATCAGGGCCATGGAGCCGGCAATATTGATAGAATATCCCTTCAGGAGACTCCTTGTACATGTTCCCTAGTGTCGAATTGACTACGCTGTTTTACTAAATCCTGCTTTCCTATTGGAACATTCCACTCTGTGAAGTTTCTGCCCTGTATACATGACTCGACGGAACAAATGGAAATTTTCAGGTAGTTTCTTACACTGAGAGGAGTGCAGCTCAGAGTTGGCGGTTGGATGTGGTGATTGACACACGGGCAATCGCTGAACCTCGTGTCTCGCAGAGTGCTCGTTAGCCAAAAACGCCGGGATAAGCTAACATGTCATGGATGAAGTCTTCAATTGGTGCTGGCGGGGCTTCTTTCTGGCGACGAATTATTTTGACCCGTAGGCCAAATGACCGCATGAGGCCTGCTGGGCCGGTGCCGAAGAATACCCGACGCAAGTGGCCACCGTCCAGGACGCGTCTAACATCTACACAGGAAATGGTTCGTTTCCTGCGGCAAGGAAGCAAGACATTACTCCCACACTTGAGCCTTGTGATAATAAGTGTTTTTCAACTCCTACGGAACCGGTCTAATTTCTGTCTTGTATTGAGTTGTCAGCTATGATCTGGCAGGCAAAATTTCTTCGGTCGCGCGTCGACCATTTCTGACCTCAAACCGTGTTGGGGTACCTCGAGCCAAGGGACTCACCAAACGCTCCATGGATTAAATTTTGAACCACCAAGGAGTTGTGTGAGCCCATAGGCATGATGGCTCGCTATCTTACGCCCGCGAAAATCGGCCTTCTGGCCCTTGTGGAGCTGTACACGGAAGAGGCTGTCCCAAGTGATGCCGTGCTCCCAGTTCTTTCCTTCATCACATCACACCTTTTGGATCATGACTCTACAGACCCATTGTCATCACAGGAGGCACGGTGGGCGAAAGCAGAGCGCACCGTGAGCTTGGTCATCACCATAAAGGACTTCGAGAAGGTCCTTGGCAGCTATCCTTTCTTGATGGGGATGCCTGGTCGGAAGCTCTGGGACCAGTTCCTCGCGAAGCTTTGGGAAATCAATTCCCTGGACGGCTTGAATGAGTTTTTTGAAAGAATCAAAGAAATGCTGGTCAGGGCAAAGGGCGAGCGCCGcaaggatgacgatggtgacCCGGAACAGGTGGATAAGAGAATCAGATTGTCACGCAACTCGCCATTTGGAGCATTTATTCGCAGATCGCGCTTGGAGTATCAAAAACTGCGATTTCATGATTGTACGGAACTTTGGAAAGCATTTGTGCGATACCGCCAGCCCACTGCCCACTacttgaggaggaagaaccCCAGCTTTGGCCGTCTGAGTTTCGATAATATCCTTTTGCTAGGGGAACAAGGGGACTGGGATCCTGCAAGTGTGTCTGCCTTGGCAGCAGTTGCATATGGTGACATGCTCACAGGGGATGAGAGTAGCACCATCCCCGTGAGCACCGACGATGTCGAATCGCTGCTCGAGTTCCAGATTGAACAGATGCAAAGTGAGCATATTAACTTTCATACCCTCgtcatacatgtacatgtacgctAATCCGGATAGAATATGGAAACAGGATCCCCTTGGAAATACGACACCAGTTTCATGATCTTCTGCACGACAGCTTTCTCGTGCCGAGTCTTACACACTATTTGAGGTATGAGGTGGTTATGCGGTGGACAATTTTGCACTCGTTCTAACTGTGGTGCAGCTTCCTTGACGCGTGGAAGTCTGGGGACTATCCCACAGCATTTGACTTTCTGCATAGATATTTCGACTATACTATGCAATATCGAGACAGACTGTTTTACCAGTATGCTCTTATGAACTTGGCTGTATTGCAAGCAGAATTCGGGTGCCATCAGGAAGCCATCGCAGCCATGCTAGAGGCTGTTTCTACAGCACGAGAAAATCGAGATATGACATGTCTCAATTTTGCCTTGAATTGGCTCTTTCATTTTGGTCGGGCACATCCCAACCTGGTTCGCGATTTAGAGTCAAACAGCCTTTTGGGTACTGGCAAGGAAAGCCTGGCGTTCTTAAGGGTAAAGGCTAAAGAGTCTGGCATGTGGTCTCTTTGGAGTTCCGTGCTCCTGAGCGAGGCAAAACTGGGCCTCATTAATGGAGACAGTGTTGCAACGTCTCTAGAGTACATGGTTCGAAGTTCACAAGTCATCGTTGAGAGGAACATGAAGACCATGTTTGGCTCCCAACTGTCATTGTACTCTGCGTTATGGAATCGACTGGGTCTGACACAATTG is a genomic window containing:
- the apc5 gene encoding Anaphase-promoting complex subunit 5, with the protein product MARYLTPAKIGLLALVELYTEEAVPSDAVLPVLSFITSHLLDHDSTDPLSSQEARWAKAERTVSLVITIKDFEKVLGSYPFLMGMPGRKLWDQFLAKLWEINSLDGLNEFFERIKEMLVRAKGERRKDDDGDPEQVDKRIRLSRNSPFGAFIRRSRLEYQKLRFHDCTELWKAFVRYRQPTAHYLRRKNPSFGRLSFDNILLLGEQGDWDPASVSALAAVAYGDMLTGDESSTIPVSTDDVESLLEFQIEQMQKYGNRIPLEIRHQFHDLLHDSFLVPSLTHYLSFLDAWKSGDYPTAFDFLHRYFDYTMQYRDRLFYQYALMNLAVLQAEFGCHQEAIAAMLEAVSTARENRDMTCLNFALNWLFHFGRAHPNLVRDLESNSLLGTGKESLAFLRVKAKESGMWSLWSSVLLSEAKLGLINGDSVATSLEYMVRSSQVIVERNMKTMFGSQLSLYSALWNRLGLTQLSTLTSEIFLMCHARHAVFDDELKHTCRIALTLSDRGRYDEGLQYLEKLDENSLRSWKSSQYWYKYRAIIKLRKDLRHNNLDGAEELLRQLLQSNSDDLEPDMAFIIDSLHIDCLIRRGDLQKAFQKVEGLMCKLRDENKDIALRVKLLLMKVALLDKCGRPQRAFSTAVRATNIAWRARLIPCLWQAIGALSNILVSLGEFEAAIQLLVAVLPRALECESSSLSAQLYSFLADANMGMAGNMPAKSSKRTEHMTRALSAVQKAFDHYSAIEDIKGQCEMMAKKAMIMKLTGEVALAADYAAAYVELQRTAESLRLGR
- the cox13 gene encoding Cytochrome c oxidase subunit 13; this encodes MFASRLATRNASRFAAQLRAPAQRRLASTSAENEFIKERQHIKEHAKETTELWKKISIYGVIPCLALAGANAWYLWKEHWEHWSHMPPLEERTEYPYQNIRTKNYQWGDGDKTLFWNESVNYHNKNKVA